The Henckelia pumila isolate YLH828 chromosome 2, ASM3356847v2, whole genome shotgun sequence genome includes a window with the following:
- the LOC140880861 gene encoding probable sugar phosphate/phosphate translocator At3g11320, with amino-acid sequence MSGTKSSGRYFTIGLVAAWYSSNIGVLLLNKYLLSNYGFRYPIFLTMCHMTACSLLSYIAITWMKMVPMQSIRSRVQFMKISALSLIFCASVVSGNVSLKYLPVSFNQAIGATTPFFTAVFAYVMILKREAWLTYVTLIPVVTGVIIASGGEPSFHMFGFIMCIGATAARALKSVVQGILLSSEGEKLNSMNLLLYMAPIAVVLLLPATLFMEENVVGITLALAREDRRIIWLLLFNSALAYFVNLTNFLVTKHTSALTLQVLGNAKGAVAVVVSILIFRNPVSVTGMLGYTLTVFGVILYSEAKKRTK; translated from the exons ATGTCGGGGACGAAATCCTCCGGCCGATATTTCACGATCGGGTTGGTGGCAGCATGGTACTCATCGAACATTGGGGTTTTGCTGTTGAACAAgtatttgttgagcaattacgGATTCAGGTACCCGATTTTCTTGACCATGTGTCACATGACTGCTTGCTCATTGCTTAGCTACATCGCCATCACGTGGATGAAGATGGTGCCGATGCAGTCGATAAGATCTAGGGTTCAGTTCATGAAGATTTCAGCTTTGAGCTTGATTTTCTGTGCGTCGGTTGTCAGTGGGAATGTTTCCCTCAAGTATTTACCTGTTAGCTTCAATCAGGCAATTGGGGCTACCACGCCTTTCTTCACGGCGGTGTTTGCGTATGTAATGATTCTGAAGCGAGAGGCGTGGTTGACTTACGTCACGTTGATTCCAGTTGTTACAGGGGTTATTATTGCTAGTGGG GGTGAGCCGAGTTTTCATATGTTTGGGTTTATCATGTGCATTGGTGCAACAGCTGCAAGGGCACTAAAATCTGTGGTTCAGGGGATTTTACTTTCGTCGGAAGg GGAGAAGCTGAATTCTATGAATTTGCTCCTCTACATGGCTCCTATAGCTGTCGTGCTTCTACTTCCTGCAACACTCTTTATGGAAGAAAACGTTGTTGGTATCACATTGGCACTTGCAAGAGAGGATAGAAGAATTATTTGGTTACTTTTATTCAACTCAGCGCTGGCATATTTTGTAAATTTGACCAATTTTTTGGTCACAAAGCACACTAGTGCTCTAACTCTTCAG GTCCTAGGAAATGCTAAAGGAGCAGTGGCAGTGGTAGTCTCCATTTTGATATTTAGGAATCCTGTCTCCGTGACCGGGATGCTCGGGTATACACTGACAGTGTTTGGTGTTATCCTATACAGCGAAGCTAAGAAGCGTACTAAATGA
- the LOC140880897 gene encoding uncharacterized protein At2g39910: MANSPATTFPQNLVRLCETLNGALAKAPYDPPESNAKISIKSELQSLLPNLDTLNPQILNLEIRGFALCCAALASAFESTTKHLSWVPNSLSTLALSVFQEFSDTYCHGNDNCSLEVGGQELDCRGLNNEKKLVIMLIPEVLPFLKGKIKESAIDTSNEDDGISAASASVPVAYAIVAAYQFRWFVTQVDSPHLGKLTPSVIPCALTALDHWSPEVKGQGMISFIHLAKNVNAAEIGGYTDVVLDACCQNVACDDEIWHYLVEMSVLLVTSTQRSNPRSLWFEKLLSEMLNHLERQPRNKQRRTAWLAHIEPMFSALGLILVAHFRRLFPLFFKWMHADDDDTILMVLERITTILRLTWLRNTPHVERLVDELVTLYKDAAMKVSREDIRSHILQVLTMIRQSKSSQFNTSWVKYKDDPNLTALQPSLTEGDASAVA, from the exons ATGGCGAATTCTCCTGCCACCACTTTCCCGCAAAATCTCGTCCG ATTGTGTGAAACCCTAAATGGAGCGCTCGCTAAAGCCCCTTACGATCCACCGGAATCCAACGCCAAAATCTCCATCAAATCAGAACTACAATCTCTACTACCTAACCTCGACACTCTGAATCCTCAAATCCTGAACCTTGAAATCAGGGGTTTCGCCTTATGTTGCGCTGCTTTAGCTTCTGCATTTGAATCCACGACCAAGCATTTGTCGTGGGTTCCCAATTCGCTTTCGACTTTGGCTCTATCCGTATTTCAAGAATTTTCCGACACTTACTGTCATGGTAATGATAATTGTTCGTTGGAAGTTGGTGGGCAGGAGTTGGATTGTAGAGGTTTGAACAATGAGAAAAAGTTGGTGATTATGTTGATTCCGGAAGTTTTGCCTTTTCTCAAAGGTAAAATCAAGGAAAGTGCAATCGATACGAGTAACGAGGACGATGGGATTTCGGCTGCGAGTGCAAGTGTTCCGGTTGCTTATGCTATTGTGGCAGCGTATCAGTTTAGATGGTTTGTTACTCAG GTGGATTCTCCTCACTTAGGGAAGTTGACTCCTTCGGTGATTCCATGTGCTCTCACAGCTCTTGATCACTGGTCTCCTGAAGTAAAA GGCCAGGGTATGATCAGCTTTATACATCTTGCAAAAAATGTAAATGCTGCTGAGATTGGTGGGTACACAGATGTAGTTCTTGATGCTTGCTGCCAAAATGTTGCTTGTGATGATGAGATATGGCACTATCTGGTAGAGATGTCAGTGCTTCTCGTTACTTCAACACAGCGAAGTAATCCTCGTAGTTTATG GTTCGAAAAGCTGCTTAGTGAAATGCTAAACCACCTAGAAAGGCAACCTAGAAACAAGCAGCGCCGTACTGCATGGTTGGCCCATATTGAGCCAATGTTCAGTGCTCTGGGTCTCATATTGGTTGCTCATTTCAGACGTCTTTTCCCCCTGTTCTTTAAGTGGATGCATGCAGATGATGATGATACAATTTTAATG GTTCTGGAAAGGATCACAACCATTTTAAGACTTACTTGGCTGCGTAATACACCACATGTTGAAAG GTTGGTGGATGAGCTTGTCACCTTGTATAAAGACGCAGCAATGAAAGTTTCTCGCGAAGATATCAGATCACACATTTTACAAGTACTAACCATGATAAGGCA ATCCAAAAGTTCACAATTCAACACAAGTTGGGTCAAGTACAAGGATGATCCAAACTTGACAGCCCTCCAGCCATCCCTAACTGAAGGAGATGCTTCAGCG GTTGCTTGA
- the LOC140880898 gene encoding sedoheptulose-1,7-bisphosphatase, chloroplastic — METSITSCAHRTLLPGISSQQYSPSLASPRSVSQSFSSKSSKASSLFGDSLRFAPKSSIKLSKAKNPSLVTKCEIGDSLEEFLTKATPDKGLIRLMMCMGEALRTIAFKVRTASCGGTACVNSFGDEQLAVDMLANKLLFEALQYSHFCKYACSEEVPELQDMGGPVEGGFSVAFDPLDGSSIVDTNFTVGTIFGVWPGDKLTGVTGADQVAAAMGIFGPRTTYVLALKDSPGTHEFLLLDEGKWQHVKDTTSIGEGKMFSPGNLRATTDNPDYAKLIDYYVREKYTLRYTGGMVPDVNQIIVKEKGIFTNVISPSAKAKLRLLFEVAPLGFLIEKAGGYSSDGKQSVLDKVVGNLDERTQVAYGSKNEIIRFEETLYGSSRLKAAAQPVGATA, encoded by the exons ATGGAGACTAGCATCACAAGCTGTGCTCATAGAACACTCCTCCCCGGCATCTCGTCGCAGCAATATTCCCCTTCTCTTGCATCTCCACGTTCTGTTTCACAGTCGTTTAGTTCCAAG AGCTCAAAAGCAAGCTCATTGTTTGGAGACTCTTTGCGTTTTGCGCCAAAGTCATCAATCAAGCTTTCAAAGGCCAAGAATCCTTCGCTTGTGACCAAGTGCGAGATTGGCGATAGTCTG GAAGAATTTCTCACGAAGGCGACACCGGATAAGGGACTGATTAGGCTGATGATGTGCATGGGAGAAGCTCTGCGTACCATCGCCTTCAAAGTGAGAACAGCTTCTTGTGGAGGAACAGCTTGTGTCAACTCATTTGGAGATGAGCAACTAGCAGTTGATATGCTCGCTAACAAGCTTCTTTTTGAG GCCTTGCAATACTCCCACTTCTGCAAATACGCTTGCTCTGAGGAGGTGCCCGAGCTCCAAGACATGGGAGGACCAGTGGAAG GAGGATTCAGCGTTGCATTTGATCCGCTCGATGGCTCTAGCATTGTCGACACAAATTTCACAGTGGGCACCATCTTCGGAGTGTGGCCTGGAGACAAGCTTACTGGAGTAACCGGAGCTGATCAAGTTGCTGCTGCAATGGGGATTTTCGGTCCCCGAACCACTTATGTTCTTGCTCTCAAGGATTCTCCTGGAACACATGAATTCCTTCTACTCGATGAAG GGAAATGGCAACATGTGAAAGATACAACATCAATTGGAGAAGGGAAAATGTTTTCCCCTGGAAATTTGAGGGCTACTACTGACAACCCTGATTATGCCAAG CTGATCGATTACTATGTCCGGGAGAAATACACTTTGCGATACACCGGAGGAATGGTGCCTGATGTTAACCAG ATCATTGTGAAAGAGAAGGGGATCTTCACAAACGTGATATCTCCATCTGCAAAGGCCAAGCTAAGGTTGCTATTCGAAGTGGCACCTCTGggattcttgatcgaaaaggCCGGTGGATACAGCAGCGACGGCAAACAGTCCGTCTTAGACAAGGTGGTCGGTAATCTAGACGAGAGGACCCAAGTAGCCTACGGATCAAAAAACGAAATCATCCGATTCGAAGAAACCTTGTACGGATCTTCAAGACTGAAGGCCGCTGCTCAACCAGTTGGAGCCACGGCTTGA